In the Corythoichthys intestinalis isolate RoL2023-P3 chromosome 18, ASM3026506v1, whole genome shotgun sequence genome, TTTCTTGCATGAACAGCCCGTTTCGAGtcgccccacagcatctcaataggattaagacctgggctttgactcagccactccaggactatccatttcttccttatcagccagtccttggtggatttgcgCACCGAGGTGCCACCCCCatacctataaattggttggccaccccactggccaccccgcttgccagtatcttgtcagattgttgtagcatcagttatgcatttcattccaaatgaatgcatttattttgttttgttcaatgtagggctgtcaaatttatcatgttacgggcagtgattaattttttaaaattaatcacgttaaaatattaatcgcaattaacacattcgccgtacgactcattcacgcattgccgcaaacagcctacaatggcgccgttttacttatatacagagataagaggcagagtggagtagatacaagcattcattggggcggtgcttttaattggcaaaagctttgaagatatagcatttgcagccaccacacacagtcatggaccaccatgcaccacttcccattatgcatttgggcagaacaattaagtcgctacagtatcatttactgaaagttcaacaaatacactagatggcaatatttagtcacagtataccaactcacatttatcctttaagaattacaagtctttctatctgtggatccctttcacagaaagaatgttaataaagttaatgccatcttgtggatttattgttataataaacaaatacagtacttatgtacaggatgttgaatgtatatatctgtcttgtcttatctttccattccaacaataatttacagaaaaagatggcatattttagagatggtttgaattgcgattaattacgattaattaatttttaagctgtcattaactcgattaaaaattttaatcgtttgacagccctagttaaatgtacaccttatgcctaatatatacataacaatataaaacagaattgttgtggaactcaaaatgttgactggacagtaatGAACtaggcacattaaatcattagtaacatcaactaTTACactatacaccaaagtatatcagtagccgtgtccttaagtctttaagttttcccctgacctttttactgcaataatataatgaaaacctgaaattatggcttttagttatggccaccccaagattttaagtggccccatctggccacccctatgaaaaatttctggaggcgccactgcataaggtgttaagaaaaagatcaaccactacctatcttccccacattacttctcacgatatttctaattgttgagagagggattttacggctttagccaattaaaaaaaggctccgaacactgccaaaattctctctattcattttacgttgccttttagctctgtaTACAGTATGGTTAAagtggcgccattatagattgaactcgaaaatgcgtgagtgggtcgtgcagcgcatgcattaattgcgttatgtATTGCAACGTGATACatgtaataaatattaattctcgccgttaaagctataaatttgataaccctaccttaagcttaaactaaagactctggaaaattgtaacacattatgtctgtaacgttaaatacaattagaaaacgagttgattaaaatatatatattaaaaaaacgcatgtccgatatttttttgctgattccgatactttgaaaatgacgtgatcggaccctaaaaaaataatgcttcaataaaaaaaagttgcttcaatcaaaatatatattttcaatccaaaaaaaagtaaaaaaaaaaagtttaaaaatgtgtttggatgcaaaaatacatttgaaactcaaaaaaatgcatgtgaaagcctatttctttaattgattttttttttattggagtcttttggagttttttgatttaagcaacttttttgattgaagtaatgttgatttgcgtttgggccacattttggcaaggacgtttttgtctttattattcaatcaaaaaaataagttgcctaaaaaaaattgggttttttttcaaaaaggaaaatcacttcaatcaaaacaaagaaaaatttcaatcatagaaaacgtttttgaacgcGAAACaacatttgagattgaaaaatttgcattttaacacttaatttttcattgaaaaagttttctttgatcgaagcaatccttttgcgtttgggccatttATGGATACGTCATTTGTGTCTaattcattcaatcccccaaaaaagttgcttcaacccaaaaaaaaaaaatattttcaatcaaagaaaaaaatcatttggaaaataaacttgccctcccctaattttttttttgggggggggattatatgcaaagcaaatgactgtgtaaggtgctagtcacatgatctgttcgaaaaataattttgacccattataaaaatttattttcgttgcagttttattgctttagaacttttatatgtataggaaagtcaatttcatgcaattacacttttcagccaccgggggggctggcccccccttaaaatctacTTATGCTGGACGTCTATGGGTAtcaatggcaagcaatgagttaaagtctggggccatttcaggtcattttctgttgattttcagtcgctttctgttgattttggggcatttctaggtcacttcctgttgattttaggttactgaataggaagtgacccggaaattaataggcagtgacacaaagtcaacagaaagtgacctgtaaatgctctaaaatggaCAGAAAAGGACCTGTAAACGCCCCGAACATCGTAAAGACTGGCTACGaaagctctggtttcgaatgaactatACATGAGGAAGAGTTTGGTGATAACCTACtgattgatattttttttaaacagtgacacccttttaaaacgatatatcgattcttggctggagcatattgataaccttttgggttaCAAAGTACCATTTTGACATGTTGTCACACTCTGTAtgataatatttacaaaataaatacaaacaatAAAATACCTTCATGATAAAGACATCTTGATCTGTATCAAAACCTTCAGGGAAGAAGCAGCTGATAAAATGGTTTACATCTGTGATGTCCGTTATACTAGTTGAACAGAACTGAAGCAGGTGCAGGCTGTAGCCCTGCGAGAGAGCCGTCTGGTACAACTGATTTGAAGAAAAGACAAATtgatcaataaaataaaatacaaaggtGAAATCTTTGAACTACCTTTAATCCAGTGAGAAAATCTCCAATCTGTAACATGCGCTCCTGGTACAATTTAAATGGCAGACGGGGTTTGAAATTTCGCCAGATTTCTGCCAGCAGGGTAATCCTTCAAAACAAAACACTCATTATGACAACAGGGCACCTCATTATGACAGCTTCATTCCATCTGTTCCATTgttgaaatactttttttctaacACCAGTTAGTTGTGTGGCATGTATGATACGATGTATACAATATCATctgaaatatttaattaaattcCATCTGTTTATTtccatataccgtaattttcgcactacaagtttggggcgccgtttgtaaagcagcacacactcaaaattacgacattttctcacatttagcgccacacagtgtttgaaacgtggtgtgaaattattattattatttttttgcgcatttacattatttagcaacttaaatatttatttttaaataagaagttttggacctgattgtttaaatccagaactaaatatttaatatatatcttaaatttatatcctaaatgctaaatctggaaactgttggaactaaatatttagcttaatatgcaaattcacatgactgtagaccggaagtaacaaaataaaagctggagcacacaaaatactctttaaatagtttcacCTAAATatgtgttttacctatatattgttattatcacgataactcatgtccaagagcagactgccaccgttgaaaTAGGTttgattcattttcaagcaacgtaaacagatagtctgagctgctccgccagcttttattttgttacttccggtctccagtcatgtgaatttgcatattaagctaaatatttagttctgaccgtttcctgatttaacatttaggatataggatataagtttaagatttaaattaaatatttagttctggattcaaacaatcaggtccaaaacttcttatttaaaaatacatatttaagttgctaaataatgttgtaaaagtgcaaaaaaaaaaaaaaagagtgactctagaaatttcacaccattttaaacactgtgtggtgctaaatgtgagaaaatgtcgtcgtaattttgagcatgtgctgctttacaaacggcgccccatacaaggcgcacctgactataagccgccccccaccaaatttgacacgagaaCGACATTTGcctatagataagccgcactggactgtaagtcgcagctgtcctccctgtattatgggatatttacaccaaaataaatataaccggcaacactttatttgacagcggcatcacacgactttcataagacctaatgaaccaccatggcttcaggaagcttcatttggccatcactgttcccttgggggagacagtcaacctttgcttccacctgctgtcaacactattttcctccaacatgcctcctagcatgcattgcagccctACAGATGtaattaacaatcaaaattcatgttctgtgctaattatttcttcagttactgttccagctgtttcattaactgcgagttatggtatttgataaGACAGTGGggccacaagactgttattagacaattattattatgacatgacactgtcatgaccatttatgaatgcttataactgatgtcatttagtgttatccggcaaattatctccattttgaatggatgttacCTGTCTGTCAACTAATTATGCTGCCTTCACGTGCTTTGGGAAAGATGATCGCTACCACTTGCTAATTGGTAATTACGAGTATGTCATGTTCATGTACTTGTGTTGccgtggcaaagaaaaaaaaacaaaaaacatagcaaACATGGACATCATTATGGTTTGTTGCATAAGCAAAACTATTTGTGACCTATTAATTCATTTACTAGAAAACAAGAGAACGCATCAACATCTAAATGGTAAGgttttgtttgtaactgaaCATTTAGCAGACACTAGGTTAAGAAATAAAACTTTTATAAACGTGTACACTACGctacgttttaaaaaaaaaaaaaaaaagtgaaaattgacAATTCTCCAGTGGAAAAATACGACTTGAATGGGCGTTCACATGCAATTTTCCAATCGACAAGTGTTATTTACCATATTTAAGACACCACATGAAGGCAGCATAAGATTGATAAAGTTTATTAGAAGTTAGCTAGCTTACCCTTTAGCATAAGAGACGTTGTCTTGGCAGGTGGACGACGCTACTCGTTTCATAACAGTCATAAAAGAATTAATGTCTCGCTCAAAAGACACAATGACCGGGTTTCTTTTGTCAACTTTTCCATAATAAGTAGCTGGTAAATCCATTGAGGCCATAATAGTTTTTAACCCGTCAACGCGTGTAGGGAAAGTTGCATCACTATGGTAACCAGTTGGAAGTCAAATAAACTCAGAAGCTTGTCATTGATGCTTTGCGGTCATCAAAGAAAGTGGGAATTTTCATCTTCCACAGTCCCgataaagtaaaaagtaccgtaGAGTGACGATACGTTTGAAAACGGTTTCCTTTAACGTTTCTGTTCTATTCGGTTAAGAACAGAGGCACGGAGCACTCCgccatttattttaaaactacagtatatatattttaaaaaagtcacatttttggaaaGCTTCAGCGATAAGAAAATTACAACATAGTCCAGCTGTATGTTTTtctatttgtattcattttgtaaatTTATTTATCACCAATACTTTGATTCCTTTGATGAATGTACCTGTTATTTTTCCACACTGATTCGCAAAATGGTAAAACCCCACAATATATCGCGATGTACAATAGTAATTTAAAATTGTACACATGAAGAATTACTTATTACACcatgtaattttttaataaagcctaccgtatttttcggactataagtttttattcatagtttggcttggggtgcgacttagactctggagcgatttatgtgtgaaattattaacacattatgatatcatttcacatgttatattggtgttttggagcgacactgatggtttggtagacttgttagcatgttctttatgctatagttatatcAATAACTACTAAtacctatgttacgttaacataccggccacgttcgcttttcgttgtttatgcatctTGTAAAATTATCatcctgtacacttattcagcatgttgttctctattgtatttttattttaaattgcctttcaagatgacatatctgttctatgtgttggattttatcaagtaaatttccccccaaaatgcgacttatactcctgtgcgacttatgttttttttcctcttcgttgggcatttatggctggtgcgacttatactcaggtgcgacttattgtccaaaaaatacggtaacacaTATTTTATTTCCAGGTTATAAATGGTATTTCCTAGTTTGTTTCATCGCATTGACATGTAAACacacttttgtttcccaaaacgTTAGGGTTTGTGGTCAcgaatttgaaattttattttccacttttcttaactgttgtactttctaatgttttatatatatatagtatttttGTAGATTTTCTCATATTTTTTTCAACTTAGTTTGACTTGAAACAAGAAGAAATGGCATTTAACAAATGTTTTCTGCATAACCAGTTCATCAGTTGTCACCTGGTGTTAtcactgtcggcttttgagaaaatttaaggcttttcggtgcgccttatagtgcagaaaatacagtagtttaatTTGTTCTGTTATGTAAAAACACCTGAATCTCAAttatattttcccattgaaattaACAGAAAtacaagtaccgtaattttcggacaataagccgctacttttttcctatcattttgaatcctgcggcttatagtccagtacggcttatttgttgatttatttgggttaataggtaacactttttttgacagcggcgtcataagactgccataagaacgtcataattatgacaggacACCGTAATGGGCATTAATgatatcatctggcaaattatgtcactaactccatttatgtcctgcttggatcttttacatccattcaaaagtgagataatttgccgggtaacactaaatgacatctgttataagcattcaataatgctcatgacaatgtcatgtcataattatgattgtctaatgacagtcttatgacaccactgtcaaataaagtgctactaaataccataactaacgcaactaatgaaataactggaacagtaaccgaagaaatgattatcacagaacatgaattttgcttGTTAATTACATCGGTagcgttgcaatgcatgctaggaggcattagaggttgactgtctcccccaagggagcagtgatggccaaatgaagcttcttgaagctttgcagtctattggttcaaagcttcatgttggttcatttggtctaatgacagtcgtatgattccgctgtcaaattaagtggtaccaattaatatcttttagtgtaaatatcccataatacagtagggacagctgcggcttataggaattccggtgcggcttatctatgaacaaatgccgttttcatgtcaaccttggtgggtagcggcttataacAACATGACtactagcatgtattgcagaactacagatgtaaataacaatcaaaattcatgttctgtgctaattatttctttatttactgttccagtttcattaattgctagttatggtatttggtaacactttatttgacagtggcaccataagccaatcataattatggcatggcactatcatgagcattaatgaatgcttacaacagatgtcatttagtgttattcggcaaattatctcacttttgaatggatgtaaaatatctgagctggacatatattgagttagtgacataatttgccagatgacacttaatgacatctgtcataagcattcagtaatgcccatgatagtgtcatgtcataattacgacgGTCTCATTGCAGTCTTATgaggccgctgtcaaataaagtgttaccaactaaccctaataaataaaaaaaatacaccgCACTGGATtacaagccgcaggattccAGATGAAGTAGAAAAGTAGTGGTTTAtattccgaaaattacagtacaaacCAGGGATTAGGGGAAAAAATCTGTCACATAGTGTCACAGTGGTGGTTCACTTTGGTTAGAAAGCCGTATAAACTTTATGATACACCTAGTTTTTcctaacaaaaataattaaggAGGAGTACTTTTAAAATGTTTCCTAACTCAATAAATACTATACCCAAGAATGAACTGACACGCTGAGATGCCGGCACAAATTTGTAGAGGACTTCAAAACTTACATCCGAGCTCACAGCAAAAATGATACACGCTTTAGCTGCCACCTAATGCAGCGTCATACAAACTCATCATTTCCCATTCAATACACCGTCCACTTTACCCGCAGTCCTAAAGCTTCTGGCACTCGAAGGCCAGCAGTCTAATACTCTGGCAGCTCGTCCTCATACAAACACGTGCACTGGGATCCAGACAGGGGCATTTCCTGGGTAGAGAACATAGGCAACATCAGCAGTATTCCCAGCCAATGTCACCTCATGACCGGGCTGAAGGGAGAATCAGAGAGAGATAGCGAAAGGATGGAGAGACACTCAGTCACCATTGGAGGGATGAAACAATGAGGCCAGTGGTGAGACAAACAGTTGACATCATTGTTCCAGAAAGATCAGGCTGTTGGCAGGGGTCACCGTACAAGCGGGCTGTTATGGCTGGCTGTGGACACAGCCGCTCAGGATGGGATGGGAGGGGAAAGTGCTATAAATGTGCTGCAGGAAAGCACAGCGAGCACCCATCTAAGACCAAGTGTCACCCTCAGACACCCTATCGTTCTTTCATCTCATCCGGATAGTCGCCATGGATATCCCTATTCAGTACCCCTGGTACCGCCGGGCCTTTCCATACCGACGTGCTGACATGTCCTTGGGCGACTCTCTTACTGACTGGCCCCTTGTCTGGCCTTTCCCTTGGTCCTTTGCTTGGATGCGCCCAAGTCTCTTGCGTTGGTTAAACTGGCCTGAAAACGGACACAGTGAGGTAAAGTGCCTAAACAttcttcattttcaatgtacTGTGTATTCTATTTAGTAGACGACCTGGGATTCTCAGTCTTACTAAAAGATCTGCTATTCAACCTGCAGATGCACGTAGAAAAGGATCGCTATGTTATTTATCTGGACGTGAAGCATTTCTCCCCAGATGAGCTGAGCGTCAACGTCGGCGACGAGTACATCACAATACACGCCAAGCACGAAGATAGACAGGTTGGTGAAATTCTCctcaactagggctgcaactaacgattatttggataaaagtccatttttccaattactgtaattttcagactataaaccgctacttttttctttcatttttaatcctgcggc is a window encoding:
- the LOC130906578 gene encoding alpha-crystallin B chain-like, with the translated sequence MDIPIQYPWYRRAFPYRRADMSLGDSLTDWPLVWPFPWSFAWMRPSLLRWLNWPENGHSEMHVEKDRYVIYLDVKHFSPDELSVNVGDEYITIHAKHEDRQDDHGYVSREFLRKYKLPAGVSCADITSSLSFDGVLTITAPRSSPGPERNIPISCEDGTAKQKM